From a region of the Thermus caldilimi genome:
- a CDS encoding malate dehydrogenase, with product MKSPVRVAVTGAAGQIGYSLLFRIAAGEMLGKDQPVILQLLEVPQALRALEGVIMELEDCAFPLLAGIVATDDPRVAFKDADYALLVGAAPRKAGMERRDLLEMNGKIFTEQGRALAEVAKRDVKVLVVGNPANTNALIAYKNAHGLDPQNFTAMTRLDHNRAKAQLAKKTGVPVDRIRRIAVWGNHSSTMFPDLFHAEVEGKPALELVDMEWYEKEFIPTVAQRGAAIIQARGASSAASAANAAIEHIRDWALGTPEGDWVSMAIPSDGSYGVPEGIVYSFPVTAKEGRYQIVQGLEVNGFARKRMEITAKELLDEMEQVRALGLI from the coding sequence ATGAAAAGCCCCGTTCGTGTGGCGGTCACCGGCGCTGCCGGCCAAATCGGTTATAGCCTTCTTTTCCGCATCGCTGCAGGCGAAATGCTGGGTAAGGACCAGCCCGTGATCCTCCAGCTCCTGGAGGTTCCCCAGGCCCTGAGAGCCCTGGAGGGCGTCATCATGGAGCTCGAGGACTGCGCCTTCCCCCTTTTGGCGGGGATCGTGGCCACGGACGACCCCAGGGTGGCCTTCAAAGACGCCGACTATGCCCTTCTGGTGGGAGCGGCCCCCAGGAAGGCGGGCATGGAGCGCCGCGACCTCCTGGAGATGAACGGCAAGATCTTCACCGAACAGGGCCGAGCCCTGGCCGAGGTGGCCAAGCGGGACGTCAAGGTCCTGGTGGTGGGCAACCCCGCCAACACCAACGCCCTTATCGCCTACAAAAACGCCCATGGCCTGGACCCCCAAAACTTCACCGCCATGACCCGGCTGGACCACAACCGGGCCAAGGCCCAGCTCGCCAAGAAAACGGGGGTTCCCGTGGACCGCATCCGCCGCATTGCCGTCTGGGGCAACCACTCCTCCACCATGTTCCCCGACCTCTTCCATGCGGAGGTGGAGGGGAAGCCCGCCTTGGAGCTGGTGGACATGGAGTGGTACGAGAAGGAGTTCATCCCCACCGTGGCTCAAAGGGGAGCGGCCATCATCCAGGCCCGGGGAGCCAGTAGCGCAGCCAGCGCCGCCAACGCCGCCATCGAGCACATCCGCGACTGGGCCCTGGGCACCCCCGAGGGGGACTGGGTTTCCATGGCGATTCCTTCGGATGGTTCCTACGGGGTTCCCGAGGGCATCGTCTACTCCTTCCCCGTGACCGCCAAGGAGGGCCGCTACCAAATCGTTCAGGGCCTGGAGGTGAACG
- a CDS encoding AAA family ATPase → MRCECGQRNPPEARFCMACGRALGALLPEEKRYVSVLFYDLVDSSQHFQAGLQAAYRHLQEALEEAARVARAKGGFVHRFLGDGVLVLFGAPRARGKEPWRALEAALEMVRTSRLPARVGVASGEVLWAPLGSGQAGEPTAVGPAVVLAERLSKLASPGEVFTEPQTLALAPGAEGESLGLREAKGLGGVEVSRVKAVGLELGPEGQSLLALLQETCHHPPARLNLVGPPGSGKSLLLEKFLESPPYPAVVLERMGPETPLRSTLRQAVEQTFGQVEALLSLAELSPVLSLALRYSLGLEARPPWDRDTLEKAILEAWKEVLHRLPHPLLLVAKNLHAPNHTLRELLKHSFPHLMLLVESRKPLFSPTLEARGLKAPPLLALQPALDALPPAERQALLILGVMEEAQARLPEEERREEHLRELLRELAGTFSAQRLEEEGLTQGGRPLPEVVQAARALVPEERARAWHRAAAQFYRERRAFWPMALHLRGATQDREAAQAFRLLAQEAWRHGQPERAIPLYQRALEAAPPSWREALGKELQDAQASLGLAEEAHGGPRSQDPILQAFREAQNPLALLPLLPGLKPYPLEEARARLQGAGALWRAFQPRQALEVLGEFHPFVPASLRLHGQSLRAGLLMDLGRYGEAESLLGKPHPPPAYREADLEARTRYHATRLRLLLETGRLGQALEEGERAYRETPHPWLAAALLSAWTLKGRFREDLFQEALKHPDGKGLSVLALAHHRWQRNQDPTPLLKEALREARRLSNPYVYHLALTSLALYLWPKAPMKAQALSQYLLYQTHRTGFAVHLEVARLLRAQLLLEEGERVDHLLSFTPSVPLTQVWQAFLAGSEPENPLRGYGILGRWVRGLWRKRGAGWMRHKRWRPSSAASP, encoded by the coding sequence TTCCTGGGGGATGGGGTCCTGGTCCTCTTCGGGGCCCCCAGGGCTCGAGGGAAGGAACCCTGGCGGGCCCTGGAGGCCGCCTTGGAGATGGTGCGCACCTCCCGCCTGCCCGCCCGGGTAGGGGTGGCCAGCGGGGAGGTGCTCTGGGCTCCCTTGGGAAGCGGCCAGGCGGGGGAGCCCACCGCGGTGGGGCCTGCGGTGGTCCTGGCGGAGAGGCTCAGCAAACTGGCTTCCCCCGGGGAGGTGTTCACCGAACCCCAGACCCTGGCCCTAGCCCCTGGGGCGGAGGGCGAGAGCTTGGGCCTTCGCGAGGCCAAGGGCCTGGGAGGGGTGGAGGTTTCACGGGTTAAGGCGGTCGGGCTGGAGCTGGGCCCAGAAGGCCAGAGCCTCCTCGCCCTCCTCCAGGAAACCTGCCATCACCCCCCCGCCCGCCTAAACCTCGTGGGCCCACCGGGAAGCGGGAAAAGCCTTCTTCTGGAGAAGTTTCTGGAAAGCCCCCCTTACCCTGCGGTGGTCCTGGAGCGCATGGGGCCGGAAACTCCTCTGCGCTCCACCCTACGCCAGGCGGTGGAGCAAACCTTTGGCCAGGTGGAGGCTCTTTTGAGCCTGGCGGAGCTTTCCCCAGTGCTTTCCCTGGCCCTTCGGTACAGCCTGGGCCTCGAGGCCCGCCCCCCCTGGGACCGGGACACCCTGGAGAAGGCCATCCTGGAAGCCTGGAAAGAAGTCCTCCACCGCCTGCCCCACCCCCTGCTCCTGGTAGCCAAAAACCTCCACGCCCCCAACCACACCCTGCGGGAACTTCTAAAGCATTCCTTCCCCCACCTCATGCTCCTGGTGGAAAGCCGAAAACCCCTCTTTTCCCCCACCCTGGAGGCCAGGGGTTTAAAGGCACCCCCTCTTCTTGCCCTGCAGCCCGCCTTGGACGCCCTCCCCCCGGCGGAACGCCAGGCCCTTCTGATCCTGGGGGTCATGGAGGAAGCCCAAGCCCGTCTCCCCGAGGAGGAACGGCGCGAGGAGCACCTTAGGGAACTCCTGAGGGAGCTGGCGGGGACCTTCTCCGCCCAGCGCCTGGAGGAGGAGGGCCTCACGCAAGGGGGTAGGCCCCTGCCCGAGGTGGTCCAGGCGGCCCGGGCCCTGGTGCCGGAGGAACGGGCCAGGGCCTGGCACCGGGCCGCAGCCCAGTTTTACCGGGAAAGGAGGGCCTTCTGGCCCATGGCCCTTCACCTAAGAGGGGCCACGCAGGACCGGGAAGCCGCCCAGGCCTTCCGGCTTCTCGCCCAAGAAGCCTGGCGGCACGGCCAGCCGGAACGGGCCATTCCCCTTTACCAAAGGGCCCTCGAGGCCGCCCCCCCATCCTGGCGGGAAGCCCTGGGGAAGGAGCTCCAGGACGCCCAAGCCTCCTTGGGCCTGGCGGAGGAGGCCCACGGGGGCCCCAGGTCCCAGGACCCCATCCTGCAAGCCTTCCGAGAGGCCCAAAACCCCCTCGCCCTCCTCCCCCTTCTCCCGGGCCTCAAGCCCTACCCCCTGGAGGAGGCCCGGGCCCGCCTTCAGGGGGCGGGGGCCTTGTGGCGGGCCTTCCAGCCCCGGCAGGCCCTCGAGGTCCTCGGCGAGTTCCATCCCTTTGTGCCCGCCTCCTTGAGGCTCCACGGGCAAAGCCTGAGGGCGGGCCTGCTCATGGACCTGGGCCGCTACGGGGAGGCAGAATCCCTCCTGGGAAAACCCCACCCCCCGCCCGCCTACCGGGAAGCGGACCTGGAGGCCAGGACCCGCTACCACGCCACCCGCCTCCGCCTTCTCCTGGAAACCGGCCGCCTCGGGCAGGCCTTGGAAGAAGGGGAGCGGGCCTACCGGGAAACCCCGCACCCCTGGCTCGCAGCCGCCCTTCTTTCCGCCTGGACCCTCAAGGGGCGCTTCCGGGAGGACCTCTTCCAGGAAGCCCTCAAGCACCCCGACGGCAAGGGCCTCAGCGTCCTGGCCCTGGCCCATCACCGCTGGCAGAGGAACCAGGACCCCACCCCCCTCCTCAAGGAGGCCCTGCGGGAGGCTCGCCGGCTTTCCAACCCCTACGTCTACCATCTGGCCCTCACCTCCCTGGCCCTCTACCTGTGGCCCAAGGCCCCCATGAAAGCCCAGGCCCTCTCCCAGTACCTCCTCTACCAGACCCACCGCACGGGGTTTGCGGTACACCTGGAGGTGGCGAGGCTCCTCCGGGCCCAGCTCCTCCTGGAGGAGGGGGAACGGGTGGACCACCTCCTAAGCTTCACCCCCTCCGTGCCCCTAACCCAAGTCTGGCAGGCCTTTCTGGCGGGGAGCGAGCCGGAAAACCCCCTCCGCGGTTACGGTATCCTGGGAAGGTGGGTCCGCGGGCTTTGGCGTAAGCGGGGGGCAGGATGGATGCGGCACAAGCGGTGGAGGCCATCAAGCGCCGCCTCTCCCTAA
- the dnaG gene encoding DNA primase codes for MDAAQAVEAIKRRLSLREVVSQYVALKPAGRGRWKGLCPFHQEKTPSFYVDEEKGLFHCFGCKAGGDLFAFVERIEGLDFMGALERLAEEAGVEIPKAGAPTKRRELLDVLKLSQEYFLEGLKASLEAQEYLQRRGLSPESLARFGLGYAPAKGDGLLSHLSRHGISPEEGLKAGVLAERDGRFYDRFRNRITFPIKDHLGRIVAFTGRALGEETPKYLNSPETPLFRKREVLFAYPEAKAKLRQGRAIVVEGLFDAIALHQMGFAEAVAVLGSGLSEEQARLLEMQEVREVYLAFDADEAGQRATLQSLDLSLARKFLFYAVRLPSKDPGDLLLLPEGPALFQKALEEALPEVEFRFQEATRGLDLTRPEHKRKALEALTPRMLSPEPFDPVADRLKALVVERLGLSLRQLEDYLASLKRGRRPPPQPPKAEPKNRVLLLELDVMALLLSLPEERFAEWVHHTALHVWPPEGSLLSEFLELASRGQPKGYLGSRRDYLRQVLSRKEAGGILLERLMLVPSVDEPRFPEILEKTLARLREAYYLERRAKLKEELSRNASMEILREIQELDQAIEAERRIYRKL; via the coding sequence ATGGATGCGGCACAAGCGGTGGAGGCCATCAAGCGCCGCCTCTCCCTAAGGGAGGTGGTTTCCCAGTACGTGGCCCTAAAGCCTGCAGGCCGCGGCCGCTGGAAGGGCCTCTGCCCCTTCCACCAGGAGAAAACCCCTTCCTTTTACGTGGACGAGGAGAAGGGGCTTTTCCACTGCTTCGGCTGCAAGGCGGGGGGCGACCTTTTCGCCTTCGTGGAAAGGATAGAGGGCCTGGACTTCATGGGGGCCCTGGAGCGCCTGGCGGAGGAGGCGGGGGTGGAAATTCCCAAGGCGGGTGCCCCCACCAAGCGCCGGGAGCTTTTGGATGTCCTCAAGCTCTCCCAGGAGTACTTCCTAGAGGGGCTCAAGGCTTCCCTCGAGGCCCAGGAGTACCTGCAGAGGCGGGGGCTTTCCCCGGAGAGCCTCGCCCGCTTTGGCCTGGGCTACGCCCCGGCCAAAGGGGATGGCCTCCTCTCCCACCTGAGCCGGCACGGCATCAGCCCGGAGGAAGGCCTTAAAGCGGGGGTTCTGGCGGAACGGGACGGGCGCTTCTACGACCGCTTCAGGAACCGCATCACCTTCCCCATCAAGGACCACCTGGGCAGGATCGTGGCCTTCACGGGAAGGGCCCTGGGGGAGGAAACCCCCAAGTACCTGAACTCCCCGGAAACCCCCCTCTTCCGCAAGCGGGAGGTGCTCTTCGCCTACCCCGAGGCCAAGGCCAAGCTACGCCAGGGGCGGGCCATCGTGGTGGAGGGGCTTTTTGACGCCATCGCCCTGCACCAGATGGGCTTCGCCGAGGCGGTGGCGGTCTTGGGCTCGGGGCTTTCCGAGGAGCAAGCCCGCCTTCTCGAGATGCAGGAGGTGCGGGAGGTCTACCTGGCCTTTGACGCCGACGAGGCCGGGCAGAGGGCCACCCTGCAAAGCCTGGACCTCTCCTTGGCCCGGAAGTTCCTCTTCTATGCGGTGCGCCTGCCCAGCAAGGACCCGGGCGACCTCCTTCTTCTGCCCGAGGGCCCGGCCCTATTCCAGAAAGCCTTAGAGGAAGCCCTTCCCGAGGTGGAGTTCCGCTTCCAGGAGGCCACCCGGGGCCTGGACCTGACCCGCCCCGAGCACAAACGGAAGGCCCTGGAAGCCCTCACCCCCAGGATGCTCTCCCCTGAGCCCTTCGACCCAGTGGCCGACCGCCTTAAGGCCCTGGTGGTGGAGCGGTTAGGCCTTTCCCTGCGCCAGCTAGAGGATTACCTGGCCAGCCTCAAGCGGGGCCGGCGTCCACCCCCCCAACCCCCCAAGGCCGAGCCCAAAAACCGGGTGCTTCTTCTGGAGCTGGACGTGATGGCCCTCCTCCTCTCCCTGCCGGAGGAACGCTTCGCCGAGTGGGTGCACCACACGGCCCTTCACGTCTGGCCCCCGGAAGGCTCCTTGCTTTCCGAATTCCTGGAGCTGGCCAGCCGCGGTCAGCCGAAAGGCTACCTTGGATCCCGCCGGGACTACCTGCGCCAGGTGCTAAGCCGCAAGGAGGCGGGGGGCATCCTTTTGGAAAGGTTGATGCTGGTCCCCTCTGTGGACGAGCCCAGGTTCCCCGAGATCCTGGAGAAAACCCTGGCCCGCCTGCGGGAGGCCTACTACCTGGAGCGCCGGGCCAAACTGAAGGAGGAGCTAAGCCGCAACGCCAGTATGGAGATCTTGCGGGAAATCCAGGAACTGGACCAGGCCATAGAGGCAGAACGGCGCATCTACCGGAAGCTTTAA